A DNA window from Pseudomonas resinovorans NBRC 106553 contains the following coding sequences:
- the gatC gene encoding Asp-tRNA(Asn)/Glu-tRNA(Gln) amidotransferase subunit GatC: MALERSDVEKIAHLARLGLNEADIPRTTETLNNILGLVDAMQAVDTDGIEPMAHPLDATQRLRADRVSEDNRRDAYQAIAPAVENGLYLVPKVIE; this comes from the coding sequence ATGGCGCTTGAACGCTCCGACGTGGAAAAAATCGCCCATCTCGCCCGACTGGGCCTGAACGAGGCCGATATCCCGCGTACCACCGAGACCCTGAACAACATCCTCGGCCTGGTCGACGCCATGCAGGCGGTCGACACCGACGGCATCGAACCCATGGCGCACCCGCTCGACGCCACCCAGCGCCTGCGCGCCGATCGCGTCAGCGAAGATAATCGCCGCGACGCCTACCAGGCCATAGCACCGGCCGTCGAAAACGGCCTGTACCTCGTGCCCAAAGTCATCGAATAA
- the mreB gene encoding rod shape-determining protein MreB yields the protein MFKKLRGMFSSDLSIDLGTANTLIYVRERGIVLNEPSVVAIRNHGNQKSVVAVGTEAKRMLGRTPGNISAIRPMKDGVIADFSVCEKMLQYFINKVHENSFLQPSPRVLICVSCKSTQVERRAIRESALGAGAREVFLIEEPMAAAIGAGLPVEEARGSMVVDIGGGTTEIALISLNGVVYAESVRVGGDRFDESIVTYVRRNYGSLIGESTAERIKQEIGTAFPGGEIREIDVRGRNLAEGVPRSFTLNSNEVLEALQESLATIVQAVKSALEQSPPELASDIAERGLVLTGGGALLRDLDKLLAQETGLPVIVAEDPLTCVARGGGRALEMMDRHAMDLLSTE from the coding sequence ATGTTCAAGAAACTGCGTGGCATGTTTTCCAGTGATCTGTCGATCGACCTGGGCACTGCCAATACCCTGATTTACGTGCGCGAGCGCGGTATCGTCCTCAACGAGCCTTCGGTTGTAGCCATTCGTAACCACGGCAACCAGAAGAGCGTGGTAGCCGTCGGCACCGAAGCCAAGCGCATGCTGGGTCGTACGCCGGGCAACATTTCCGCCATTCGTCCGATGAAGGACGGCGTGATCGCCGACTTCAGCGTCTGCGAGAAGATGCTGCAGTACTTCATCAATAAAGTGCACGAAAACAGCTTCCTGCAGCCGAGCCCGCGCGTCCTGATCTGCGTGTCCTGCAAGTCCACCCAGGTGGAACGCCGCGCCATCCGTGAATCGGCCTTGGGTGCCGGTGCCCGCGAAGTCTTCCTGATCGAAGAGCCCATGGCCGCCGCCATCGGTGCCGGCCTGCCGGTGGAAGAAGCCCGCGGCTCCATGGTCGTGGACATCGGTGGTGGTACCACCGAGATCGCCCTGATTTCCCTGAACGGCGTGGTCTACGCCGAATCCGTACGCGTCGGCGGCGACCGTTTCGACGAGTCCATCGTGACCTACGTGCGCCGAAACTACGGCAGCCTGATCGGTGAATCCACCGCCGAGCGCATCAAGCAGGAAATCGGCACCGCCTTCCCGGGTGGCGAGATCCGCGAGATCGACGTTCGCGGCCGTAACCTGGCCGAAGGCGTACCGCGCAGCTTCACCCTGAACTCCAACGAAGTTCTGGAAGCCCTGCAGGAATCCCTGGCGACCATCGTCCAGGCGGTCAAGAGCGCCCTGGAGCAATCCCCGCCGGAACTGGCTTCCGACATCGCCGAGCGTGGCCTGGTGCTGACCGGTGGTGGCGCGCTGCTGCGCGACCTGGACAAGCTGCTGGCCCAGGAAACCGGCCTGCCGGTGATCGTCGCCGAGGACCCGCTGACCTGCGTTGCCCGTGGTGGCGGCCGTGCCCTGGAAATGATGGATCGCCACGCGATGGATCTGCTCTCCACCGAGTAA
- the mreC gene encoding rod shape-determining protein MreC, which yields MFAVLSAALMVVDARFDTLKPMRSQMGLVLTPFYWLADLPVRVWDGVSDQFTSRSTLIAENEKLKAESLLMQRRLQKLATLTEQNVRLRELLNSSALVDEKVLVGELIGVDPNPFTHRILIDKGEKDGVFLGQPVLDARGLMGQVVEVMPYTARVLLLTDTTHSIPVQVNRNGLRAIASGTGNPERLELRHVADTADIKEGDLLVSSGMGQRFPAGYPVAIVKEVIHDSGQPFAIVRAVPTAALNRSRYMLLVFTDTRSPEERANAAAKAQEEADREAAAQPGAPVGAAQAAPAPAAPGATPAAPAAAPAPAAPAAPAVAPAAPAAPAQATPNRPPATQNAQENH from the coding sequence GTGTTCGCCGTGCTCTCGGCTGCGCTGATGGTGGTCGATGCCCGTTTCGACACCCTCAAGCCCATGCGCAGCCAGATGGGCCTGGTTCTCACGCCTTTCTATTGGCTGGCTGACCTGCCGGTGCGCGTCTGGGACGGGGTCAGCGACCAATTCACCAGCCGCAGCACCCTGATCGCCGAGAACGAGAAGCTCAAGGCCGAATCCCTGCTGATGCAGCGCCGCCTGCAGAAGCTGGCGACCCTGACCGAGCAGAACGTGCGCCTGCGCGAGCTGCTCAACTCGTCCGCCCTGGTGGACGAGAAGGTGCTGGTGGGCGAGCTGATCGGCGTCGATCCCAACCCCTTCACCCACCGCATCCTGATCGACAAGGGCGAGAAGGATGGCGTGTTCCTCGGCCAGCCGGTGCTCGATGCCCGTGGCCTGATGGGCCAGGTGGTGGAGGTCATGCCCTATACCGCCCGCGTCCTGCTGCTCACCGACACCACCCACAGCATCCCGGTACAGGTGAACCGCAATGGCCTGCGTGCCATCGCCAGCGGCACCGGCAACCCCGAGCGCCTGGAACTGCGCCACGTGGCGGACACCGCCGACATCAAGGAAGGCGACCTGCTGGTCAGCTCCGGCATGGGGCAGCGCTTCCCGGCCGGCTACCCGGTGGCCATCGTCAAGGAAGTCATCCACGACTCCGGCCAGCCCTTCGCCATCGTTCGCGCCGTGCCCACCGCCGCCCTGAACCGCAGTCGCTACATGCTGCTGGTGTTCACCGACACCCGGAGCCCTGAGGAGCGCGCCAACGCCGCTGCCAAGGCCCAGGAAGAAGCCGATCGCGAGGCCGCGGCACAGCCCGGCGCCCCGGTTGGCGCCGCGCAGGCGGCGCCCGCCCCGGCCGCTCCCGGCGCAACCCCGGCGGCGCCTGCCGCTGCACCGGCTCCCGCAGCTCCTGCAGCCCCCGCGGTTGCTCCCGCCGCGCCGGCTGCACCTGCCCAAGCGACGCCGAACCGCCCGCCGGCGACGCAGAATGCCCAGGAGAACCACTGA
- the mreD gene encoding rod shape-determining protein MreD produces the protein MVSQRSNNGWVIWISLILALVLSVGPVPSFMEIGRPLWLALFLTYWTLALPHRVGMTTAWVLGLAEDVLYGTPLGQNALILALITFLVLTLHQRLRMFPMWQQCLVLLVVFGLAQLVQLWLNALTGNRPPTLVFLLPALVSALLWPWVYAALRGTSRRLNVN, from the coding sequence ATGGTCAGCCAGCGCTCCAACAATGGCTGGGTCATCTGGATCAGTCTGATCCTCGCGCTGGTACTCAGCGTCGGCCCGGTCCCCAGCTTCATGGAGATCGGCCGGCCGCTCTGGCTGGCGCTGTTCCTCACCTACTGGACCCTCGCCCTGCCGCATCGGGTGGGCATGACCACCGCCTGGGTACTGGGCCTGGCGGAAGATGTGCTCTATGGCACCCCCCTTGGACAGAACGCCCTTATCCTGGCGCTGATCACCTTCCTCGTGCTGACCTTGCATCAGCGCCTGCGCATGTTCCCCATGTGGCAGCAATGCCTGGTTCTGCTGGTGGTTTTCGGCCTGGCTCAACTCGTACAGCTGTGGCTCAATGCCCTCACCGGTAATCGTCCCCCAACCCTGGTCTTCCTGTTGCCCGCGCTGGTCAGCGCACTGCTCTGGCCCTGGGTATACGCCGCCTTGCGCGGTACGAGTCGCCGCCTCAACGTCAACTGA
- a CDS encoding nucleoside triphosphate pyrophosphatase, whose translation MATLYLASGSPRRRELLAQIGVPHITLIASIDESALPGETANAYVERLAREKALAGLATLAEAGDACVLGADTAVVLDGRILGKPTDRDDALAMLAALSGREHEVLTAVALAAGGRCETRVVASWVRFREIARSELDAYWASGEPADKAGSYAIQGLGAVFVSRVEGSYSAVVGLPLLETAEMLAGFGIPCWQHLG comes from the coding sequence ATGGCCACGCTGTACCTGGCTTCGGGGTCGCCGCGCCGGCGCGAGCTGCTGGCGCAGATCGGCGTTCCCCATATCACCCTGATCGCCTCCATCGACGAATCCGCCTTGCCCGGCGAAACCGCGAACGCCTATGTCGAGCGTCTCGCCCGGGAGAAGGCCCTCGCCGGCCTCGCCACCCTGGCCGAGGCCGGTGACGCCTGCGTGCTCGGCGCCGATACGGCCGTGGTGCTCGATGGCCGCATCCTCGGCAAACCGACCGACCGTGACGACGCCCTGGCCATGCTGGCGGCGCTGTCCGGCCGCGAGCACGAGGTGCTCACGGCGGTCGCCCTGGCCGCCGGTGGCCGCTGCGAAACCCGCGTGGTTGCCAGCTGGGTGCGCTTCCGTGAAATAGCCCGCAGCGAACTGGACGCCTACTGGGCCAGCGGCGAACCCGCGGACAAGGCGGGCAGCTACGCTATCCAGGGGCTGGGCGCGGTATTCGTCAGTCGGGTAGAGGGCAGCTATTCAGCGGTAGTGGGATTACCGCTGCTGGAAACGGCGGAAATGCTCGCCGGTTTCGGCATTCCTTGTTGGCAGCACCTGGGATAG
- the rng gene encoding ribonuclease G, whose amino-acid sequence MSEEILINITPMESRVAVVENGVLQEVHVERTLRRGIVGNIYKGKVVRVLPGMQAAFVDIGLDRAAFIHASEISNREGSAVESISALVHEGQALVVQVTKDPIGSKGARLTTQLSIPSRYLVYMPRTSHVGISLKIEDEAERERLKQVVADCIAAEGIEEAGGFILRTAADGARTDEILADIRYLRRLWEQISAQMQTAPSPSVIYEDLSLALRTLRDLVNPRIEKIRIDSRETFQKVTQFVDELMPEVSDRLEHYPGERPIFDLYGVEDEIQKALERKVLLKSGGYLIIDPTEAMTTIDVNTGAFVGHRTLEETIFKTNLEAATAIARQLRLRNLGGIIIIDFIDMEDEEHQRQVLRTLEKQLERDHAKTNIIGITELGLVQMTRKRTRESLIQVLCEPCSCCQGRGLLKTAETICYEIFREILREARAYQAEGYLVLANQKVVDRLLDEESGNVADLEAFIGRPIKFQVETMYSQEQYDVVLL is encoded by the coding sequence ATGAGCGAAGAGATTCTGATCAATATCACGCCGATGGAATCGCGCGTGGCGGTGGTGGAAAACGGTGTGCTGCAGGAGGTGCATGTCGAACGCACGCTGCGTCGCGGCATAGTCGGCAACATCTACAAGGGCAAGGTGGTGCGGGTGCTGCCGGGTATGCAGGCGGCCTTCGTCGACATCGGCCTGGACCGCGCGGCCTTCATCCACGCCTCTGAAATCAGCAACCGCGAAGGCAGCGCGGTGGAAAGCATCAGCGCCCTGGTCCACGAGGGCCAGGCCCTGGTGGTGCAGGTTACCAAGGACCCCATCGGCAGCAAGGGCGCGCGCCTCACCACCCAGCTGTCGATCCCCTCGCGCTACCTGGTGTACATGCCGCGCACCAGCCATGTGGGTATCTCCCTGAAGATCGAGGACGAGGCCGAGCGCGAGCGCCTCAAGCAGGTGGTGGCCGACTGCATCGCCGCCGAAGGGATCGAGGAAGCCGGGGGGTTCATCCTGCGGACCGCCGCCGATGGCGCCCGCACCGACGAGATCCTCGCCGATATCCGCTACCTGCGCCGACTCTGGGAACAGATTTCCGCACAGATGCAGACCGCCCCCTCGCCCTCGGTGATATACGAAGACCTCAGCCTGGCCCTGCGCACCCTGCGCGACCTGGTCAACCCGCGCATCGAGAAGATCCGCATCGACTCCCGGGAAACCTTCCAGAAGGTCACCCAGTTCGTCGACGAACTGATGCCGGAAGTCTCCGACCGCCTGGAGCACTACCCCGGCGAGCGGCCGATCTTCGACCTCTACGGGGTCGAGGACGAGATCCAGAAGGCCCTGGAGCGCAAGGTGCTGCTCAAGTCCGGCGGCTACCTGATCATCGACCCGACCGAGGCGATGACCACCATCGACGTCAACACCGGCGCCTTCGTCGGCCACCGCACTCTCGAAGAGACCATCTTCAAGACCAACCTCGAGGCCGCCACCGCCATTGCCCGCCAGCTGCGCCTGCGCAACCTGGGCGGCATCATCATCATCGACTTCATCGACATGGAGGATGAGGAGCACCAGCGTCAGGTACTGCGGACCCTGGAAAAGCAGCTGGAGCGAGACCACGCCAAGACCAACATCATCGGCATCACCGAGCTCGGCCTGGTGCAGATGACCCGCAAGCGCACCCGCGAGAGCCTGATCCAGGTGCTCTGCGAGCCGTGCTCCTGCTGCCAGGGGCGTGGCTTGTTGAAGACCGCGGAAACCATTTGCTACGAGATCTTCCGCGAGATCCTCCGCGAGGCCCGCGCCTACCAGGCCGAAGGCTACCTGGTGCTGGCCAACCAGAAGGTGGTGGACCGCCTGCTGGACGAAGAATCGGGCAACGTCGCCGATCTGGAGGCCTTCATCGGTCGTCCTATCAAGTTCCAGGTGGAAACCATGTATTCCCAGGAACAGTACGACGTGGTTCTGCTTTGA